A region from the Sphingomonas sp. S2-65 genome encodes:
- a CDS encoding AraC family transcriptional regulator, giving the protein MPITALDQNELRASLLSRLSGLRAPAGVHGTVSHGTDSGVRVFGYCVQERERIARSRMEHPAVVVVLSGTKEIWHGDVAQAFPAGVPFVIPAGMNFDMVNIPDPASGRYESICITVDDVLRQALRSNLRHLPVTGRIPDRLDVELSPALVEAYGHAASALSGIGVVAVAETLARYRVLEVLLLVAVTPVAGVLMAVGRREQVEAIIYADPSHPWQVGEVAAELGIGASTLRRQLAGAGASFREVLLSVRMRAAGALLGSSGYSVMQAAQAAGYASRSHFSRRVQAVHGKTPRQLKAAV; this is encoded by the coding sequence ATGCCTATCACTGCCCTCGATCAGAACGAGTTGCGCGCCTCACTGTTGAGCCGTTTGAGTGGCCTTCGTGCGCCGGCTGGCGTGCATGGCACTGTGTCCCACGGCACAGACAGCGGCGTTCGCGTTTTCGGCTATTGCGTTCAAGAGCGCGAACGCATTGCCCGCAGCCGGATGGAGCATCCAGCAGTCGTCGTGGTGTTGAGCGGCACCAAGGAAATCTGGCACGGCGACGTTGCACAGGCATTCCCAGCAGGTGTCCCGTTCGTCATCCCAGCTGGAATGAACTTCGATATGGTGAACATCCCCGATCCCGCATCCGGCCGGTATGAGTCGATTTGCATCACGGTCGATGACGTTCTTCGCCAAGCGCTGCGCAGCAACCTGCGCCATCTGCCGGTCACGGGCCGGATACCCGACCGGCTCGACGTCGAGCTGTCACCCGCGCTTGTTGAGGCATATGGCCATGCCGCCAGTGCTTTGAGCGGGATAGGTGTTGTTGCGGTAGCCGAGACCCTGGCGCGCTATCGCGTCCTCGAAGTTCTGCTGCTGGTGGCGGTGACGCCTGTGGCCGGGGTTCTGATGGCGGTCGGCCGAAGGGAACAAGTTGAAGCGATCATCTACGCCGATCCAAGCCACCCATGGCAGGTCGGTGAGGTCGCAGCCGAACTCGGCATCGGCGCTTCCACGCTCCGCCGGCAGTTGGCCGGCGCAGGAGCATCGTTCCGAGAGGTGTTGCTGTCCGTCCGCATGAGGGCGGCAGGCGCGCTCCTTGGATCGTCCGGCTATTCCGTGATGCAGGCGGCTCAAGCCGCCGGCTATGCTTCACGATCACATTTTTCGCGTCGCGTGCAAGCCGTTCACGGTAAGACTCCCCGACAGTTGAAAGCGGCGGTTTAG
- the cydB gene encoding cytochrome d ubiquinol oxidase subunit II: MFDYETLRVIWWALLGILLIGFALTDGFDLGTAALLPFVARSDAERRQVINTVGPTWEGNQVWFILGGGAIFAAWPFVYAVSFSGFYLAMFVVLAALILRPVGFKYRSKREDPAWRSRWDWALFVGGFVPALVFGVAVGNVLQGAPFRLDSDLRSFYEGSFLGLFTPFTLLCGLLSVAMLVLHGAAWIAIKVERGAVHDRARRFGSIAAVASLLLFALGFVFVAYGDIGYRIVGAADPGGPSNPLRTTTEAVRGGWLANYALYPWMILAPLLGFAGAVLAWAGIRRGTEPLAFAGSSASALGIIATVGCSMFPFILPSSIDAHSSLTVWNASSTHKTLGIMLFVTAVFLPIVLAYTAWAYKVMFGRVTAEDVRTNPDFY; encoded by the coding sequence ATGTTCGACTATGAGACGCTTCGCGTCATCTGGTGGGCGCTGTTGGGCATCCTGCTCATCGGCTTCGCCCTCACCGATGGCTTCGATCTCGGCACCGCCGCACTGCTCCCCTTCGTGGCGCGCAGCGATGCCGAACGGCGCCAGGTGATCAACACCGTCGGGCCCACCTGGGAAGGCAACCAAGTGTGGTTCATCCTGGGCGGCGGCGCGATCTTCGCCGCCTGGCCCTTCGTCTACGCCGTCAGCTTCTCGGGCTTCTACCTTGCGATGTTCGTGGTGCTGGCCGCGCTGATCCTGCGGCCGGTCGGCTTCAAATACCGATCCAAGCGGGAAGACCCTGCCTGGCGGAGCCGCTGGGATTGGGCGCTGTTCGTCGGCGGCTTCGTCCCCGCGCTGGTGTTCGGGGTCGCGGTCGGCAACGTGCTCCAGGGTGCGCCCTTCCGGCTCGATAGCGACTTGCGCAGCTTCTATGAGGGCAGCTTCCTCGGGCTGTTCACGCCGTTTACGTTGCTCTGCGGCCTGCTGTCGGTGGCGATGCTGGTGCTCCACGGCGCGGCCTGGATCGCGATCAAGGTCGAACGCGGCGCCGTGCACGATCGCGCGCGCCGCTTCGGCAGCATCGCAGCGGTGGCGTCGCTGCTGCTCTTCGCGCTCGGCTTCGTGTTCGTGGCCTATGGCGACATCGGCTATCGCATCGTCGGCGCGGCGGACCCTGGCGGCCCGTCCAACCCGCTCCGCACCACCACCGAAGCGGTGCGCGGCGGCTGGCTGGCGAATTACGCGCTCTACCCATGGATGATCCTGGCACCCCTGCTCGGCTTTGCCGGGGCGGTGCTCGCCTGGGCCGGTATTCGCCGCGGCACCGAGCCGCTCGCCTTTGCGGGCTCGTCGGCCTCGGCGCTCGGCATCATCGCGACGGTCGGCTGCTCGATGTTCCCCTTCATCCTGCCCTCCAGCATCGATGCGCATTCCAGCCTCACGGTGTGGAACGCGTCCTCGACGCACAAGACGCTTGGCATCATGCTGTTCGTCACCGCCGTCTTCCTGCCGATCGTGCTCGCGTACACCGCCTGGGCCTACAAGGTGATGTTCGGGCGGGTGACCGCCGAGGATGTCCGCACCAACCCCGACTTCTACTGA
- a CDS encoding DUF4269 domain-containing protein — MERVHYLEALERTEILAKLSAFSPHVVGTPPLALDLPTSDIDVICFAPDADAFTCAVWNAFGLRPEFRMWQWIGGARPVVAKFAHAGWVIEIFGQASPISEQFGWRHFLVEQRLLACGGDTFRNSVMTRRKDGMKTEPAFATVLGLDGDPYVALLSLESCSDIELAALLADQGFI, encoded by the coding sequence ATGGAAAGGGTGCACTATCTGGAGGCGTTGGAACGAACGGAGATTTTGGCGAAGCTGTCCGCGTTCAGTCCTCATGTTGTCGGCACACCGCCACTCGCCTTGGATCTTCCGACGAGCGATATAGATGTTATCTGCTTCGCACCCGATGCGGACGCCTTCACGTGCGCAGTCTGGAACGCCTTTGGCCTGCGCCCGGAGTTTCGCATGTGGCAGTGGATCGGGGGTGCACGGCCGGTCGTTGCCAAATTTGCCCATGCTGGTTGGGTCATCGAGATTTTCGGTCAGGCGTCCCCAATATCTGAGCAATTTGGATGGCGGCATTTTCTCGTCGAGCAAAGGCTGCTCGCCTGTGGTGGTGATACCTTTCGTAATTCAGTGATGACGCGGCGTAAGGATGGCATGAAGACCGAGCCGGCATTTGCCACAGTGCTTGGCCTCGATGGTGACCCATATGTTGCGTTGTTGAGCCTTGAGTCCTGCTCTGACATCGAGCTGGCCGCTCTGCTGGCGGATCAAGGCTTCATCTAA
- a CDS encoding cytochrome ubiquinol oxidase subunit I — MDLGVIDLSRLQFALTALYHFLFVPLTLGLSFMLVIMESVYVMTNRPVWRVATRFWGKIFGINFVLGVATGLTMEFQFGTNWSYFSHYVGDIFGAPLAIEGLMAFFLEATMVGIMFFGWERLSKLGHLIVTFLVALGTNLSALWILIANGWMQNPVGATFNPDTMRMEVTDFGAVLFNPIAQAKFVHTVSAGYVIASVLVLGVSAFWLLKGRFIPIARRSMTVAAAFGLASSLSVVVLGDESGYALTDNQKMKLAAIEAAWHTERGPAGLTIFGMPDTVARTTRYEVQVPWLLGLIATRSLDGTVAGMSDLVLKAQERITSGIVAYDAVEKLKVSPQDPDARAQFEAHKRDLGYALLLKRQMPDPRAATPQQISAAAWDTVPNVPLMFWSFRIMAAIGFAMIALFAVAFVLCSLRMHMQTRWFLRLAVLAIPLPWIATELGWVVAELGRQPWAIEGVLPTFLAASSLSRGALWTTIAGFTALYGALAVIEVRLILAAIQHGPEAREHDQPGWGPLPATPMTA, encoded by the coding sequence ATGGACCTCGGGGTCATCGACCTGTCGCGGCTGCAATTCGCGCTGACCGCGCTTTATCATTTCCTGTTCGTGCCGCTCACGCTCGGCCTGTCCTTCATGCTCGTCATCATGGAGTCGGTCTATGTGATGACCAATCGCCCGGTCTGGCGGGTGGCCACGCGCTTCTGGGGCAAGATCTTCGGGATCAACTTCGTGCTCGGAGTGGCGACCGGGCTGACCATGGAATTCCAGTTCGGCACCAACTGGTCCTATTTCTCGCATTATGTCGGCGACATCTTCGGCGCCCCGCTGGCGATCGAGGGGCTGATGGCCTTCTTCCTCGAAGCGACGATGGTCGGGATCATGTTCTTCGGGTGGGAAAGGCTGTCGAAGCTCGGCCACCTGATCGTCACCTTCCTGGTGGCGCTCGGCACAAATTTGTCGGCGCTATGGATCCTGATTGCCAATGGCTGGATGCAGAACCCCGTCGGCGCCACCTTCAACCCCGACACGATGCGCATGGAAGTCACCGATTTCGGCGCAGTGCTGTTCAACCCGATCGCGCAGGCAAAGTTCGTCCACACGGTGAGCGCGGGCTATGTCATCGCCTCGGTGCTGGTGCTCGGCGTCTCTGCCTTCTGGCTGCTCAAGGGACGCTTCATCCCGATCGCCCGCCGCTCGATGACCGTTGCTGCGGCGTTCGGCCTCGCTTCGTCGCTGTCCGTGGTCGTCCTGGGCGACGAAAGCGGCTACGCGCTGACCGACAACCAGAAGATGAAGCTCGCCGCGATCGAGGCAGCCTGGCACACCGAACGCGGACCCGCCGGCCTCACCATCTTCGGCATGCCCGACACCGTCGCGCGCACCACCCGCTACGAAGTGCAGGTCCCCTGGCTGCTCGGCCTGATCGCCACGCGGAGCCTGGACGGCACCGTGGCCGGCATGTCCGATCTGGTGCTCAAGGCACAGGAGCGGATCACGTCGGGCATAGTCGCCTATGACGCGGTCGAGAAGCTGAAGGTCAGTCCGCAGGACCCTGATGCCCGTGCCCAGTTCGAAGCGCACAAGCGCGACCTCGGCTATGCCCTGCTCCTCAAGCGGCAGATGCCGGATCCGCGGGCGGCGACCCCGCAGCAGATCAGCGCCGCGGCATGGGACACGGTGCCCAACGTGCCGCTGATGTTCTGGAGCTTCCGCATCATGGCGGCGATCGGCTTCGCGATGATTGCGTTGTTCGCCGTCGCCTTCGTGCTCTGCTCGCTGCGCATGCACATGCAGACGCGCTGGTTCCTGAGGCTGGCGGTGCTGGCGATCCCGCTCCCGTGGATCGCAACGGAACTCGGCTGGGTCGTGGCCGAACTCGGCCGCCAGCCCTGGGCGATCGAAGGCGTGCTGCCGACCTTCCTGGCGGCAAGCTCGCTCAGCCGCGGCGCATTGTGGACCACCATTGCCGGCTTCACTGCGCTGTACGGTGCGCTGGCCGTGATCGAGGTGCGGCTGATCCTGGCCGCGATCCAGCACGGGCCGGAGGCACGCGAGCACGACCAGCCCGGCTGGGGTCCGCTGCCTGCCACGCCGATGACCGCCTGA
- a CDS encoding LysR family transcriptional regulator, whose amino-acid sequence MDVAGFDLNLLKAFDAVYAERNVTRAGQRIGLSQSAMSGALTRLREVFNDELFVRSSTGMQPTPRAEDLAGPIAASLRLMQSVLQADGFDPANADHIVAIAMTDYAAFVLLPPLLARLAVEAPRLDVRVRGIFSKDEVVDLLDSGEVSLALSVPVDASARILTRPLLREGFACIARPGHPAFVKDANIEAFAAASHLLVSPEGDRAGLVDRKLAALGLARRVVLSLPQFLVAPFVVADTDLIATLASRVARRFAAANLGIVVHEPPIALPDWPLAMMWHRRVDDHPATVWLRDCIAGIAASA is encoded by the coding sequence ATGGATGTAGCTGGCTTTGACCTGAACTTGTTGAAGGCATTCGATGCCGTTTATGCGGAGCGCAACGTGACCCGGGCGGGTCAGCGCATCGGTTTGAGCCAGTCGGCGATGAGCGGTGCGCTCACTCGTCTGCGCGAAGTATTCAACGACGAACTGTTCGTACGGTCGTCAACGGGGATGCAGCCAACGCCGCGCGCCGAGGATCTTGCCGGCCCCATTGCGGCTTCACTCCGCCTCATGCAATCCGTCCTGCAGGCCGATGGCTTCGACCCAGCGAATGCAGATCACATCGTGGCGATCGCAATGACCGACTACGCTGCATTCGTTTTGCTGCCCCCGCTGCTGGCGCGGCTTGCGGTTGAAGCTCCTCGTCTCGATGTGCGGGTACGCGGCATCTTCAGCAAAGACGAAGTCGTCGACCTCCTCGACAGTGGCGAGGTAAGCCTTGCACTCAGCGTTCCCGTCGACGCCTCGGCACGCATCCTCACACGCCCGCTGCTCCGGGAAGGTTTCGCATGCATCGCGCGGCCCGGGCATCCAGCCTTCGTAAAGGATGCCAACATCGAGGCGTTCGCGGCGGCTTCCCATCTCCTAGTGTCGCCTGAGGGAGATCGCGCGGGGCTGGTCGACCGCAAACTTGCGGCGCTCGGGTTGGCTCGCCGGGTCGTGTTGAGCCTGCCGCAGTTCCTGGTCGCGCCGTTCGTCGTCGCCGATACCGATCTGATCGCGACGCTTGCATCGCGCGTAGCGCGGCGGTTCGCTGCGGCCAATCTGGGCATCGTCGTGCACGAGCCGCCGATCGCGCTGCCCGACTGGCCGCTGGCGATGATGTGGCATCGCCGGGTGGATGATCATCCCGCCACGGTCTGGCTGCGCGACTGCATCGCCGGGATCGCCGCGTCAGCCTGA
- a CDS encoding cupin domain-containing protein has protein sequence MKFGSAIAAALIASSTLAATMQAQGGVKRTDLQRHDLSIEGRETVQARIDIAPGATAPWHRHPGEEVIYVIEGTLEYQFEGRVPATYKAGEVLFVPAGVAHKAHNPGTTNGAELATYIVEKGKPLVMPAPEADER, from the coding sequence ATGAAGTTTGGAAGCGCCATTGCAGCGGCACTCATCGCATCCAGCACCCTGGCTGCAACCATGCAGGCTCAGGGAGGCGTCAAGCGCACGGACCTGCAGCGGCATGATCTGTCGATCGAAGGCAGGGAGACCGTGCAAGCGCGCATCGACATCGCACCGGGCGCCACTGCGCCCTGGCACCGCCACCCGGGAGAGGAGGTCATCTACGTGATCGAAGGCACATTAGAGTATCAGTTCGAAGGCCGGGTCCCGGCCACCTACAAGGCTGGCGAAGTTCTCTTTGTTCCGGCAGGCGTGGCACACAAGGCGCATAACCCCGGCACCACCAATGGCGCCGAGCTCGCAACCTATATAGTGGAAAAAGGAAAGCCACTCGTAATGCCTGCGCCCGAGGCCGATGAACGCTAA
- a CDS encoding ArsR/SmtB family transcription factor: MDNDSAIAALGALAQGTRLDVFRLLVRQEPDGMAAGEIARQLDVPQNTMSAHLGILARAGIVRSERRSRSIIYRADLDGLRALTLFLVKDCCAGVPELCAPLLAELAPCC, from the coding sequence ATGGATAACGATTCCGCCATTGCCGCCTTAGGCGCGCTCGCGCAAGGCACCCGCCTCGACGTGTTCCGCCTGCTGGTCCGGCAGGAGCCAGACGGCATGGCGGCAGGCGAGATCGCCCGCCAGCTCGACGTGCCGCAGAACACCATGTCCGCGCATCTCGGCATCCTCGCCCGCGCCGGCATCGTGCGCTCCGAGCGCCGCAGCCGGTCCATCATCTACCGCGCCGACCTAGACGGACTGCGGGCGCTGACGCTGTTCCTGGTCAAGGACTGCTGCGCCGGAGTGCCCGAGCTGTGTGCACCGCTCCTCGCCGAACTCGCTCCCTGCTGCTGA
- the cydX gene encoding cytochrome bd-I oxidase subunit CydX, translating to MWYFTWVLGVGLAVVFGILNGIWHEFHLPIEDDGTAPAKR from the coding sequence ATGTGGTATTTCACCTGGGTCCTCGGCGTCGGCCTGGCGGTCGTCTTCGGCATCCTCAACGGCATCTGGCACGAATTCCATCTGCCGATCGAAGATGACGGGACCGCGCCCGCGAAACGCTGA
- a CDS encoding Crp/Fnr family transcriptional regulator has translation MAFIDLCSDCAVRDQALCGSLDDKELRALNTLGQRRHIHRGESVVWAGEESVICANLLSGVLKLVASTADGREQIVGLLYPADFVGQPYAGQADFTVTALSDAELCVFPRASFERVLEDHAQMERLLLQRTLQALSDARGRMLSLARKSAEEKVAGLLLDMAARAGSNGCRATETGPVTFDLPLTRGQIADVLGLTIETVSRQMTKLKTAGVIGLPGGRSITISDPNALEERAEAA, from the coding sequence ATGGCCTTCATCGACCTCTGTTCCGATTGCGCGGTCCGCGACCAGGCGCTGTGCGGCAGCCTCGATGACAAGGAGTTGCGTGCGCTGAACACGCTGGGCCAGCGCCGGCACATCCATCGCGGCGAGAGCGTCGTCTGGGCGGGCGAGGAGAGCGTGATCTGCGCCAATCTCCTGTCGGGCGTGCTCAAGCTGGTCGCCTCTACCGCCGACGGACGCGAGCAGATCGTCGGCTTGCTCTATCCAGCCGATTTCGTAGGCCAGCCCTATGCGGGCCAGGCGGATTTCACCGTCACGGCGCTGAGCGATGCGGAACTCTGCGTCTTTCCTCGGGCGTCGTTTGAGCGGGTGCTTGAAGATCATGCACAAATGGAGCGCTTGCTGCTCCAGCGTACCCTCCAGGCACTGAGCGATGCGCGCGGACGGATGCTTTCGCTCGCCCGCAAGTCGGCCGAAGAAAAGGTCGCGGGCTTGCTGCTCGACATGGCTGCGCGTGCGGGGTCGAACGGATGCCGGGCGACCGAGACGGGTCCGGTCACCTTCGACTTGCCTCTGACCCGAGGCCAGATTGCCGATGTGCTCGGCCTCACGATCGAGACGGTGAGCCGGCAGATGACGAAGTTGAAGACCGCGGGGGTGATTGGTCTTCCCGGCGGGCGCTCGATCACGATCAGCGATCCAAACGCGCTGGAGGAGCGAGCTGAAGCAGCGTGA
- a CDS encoding N-acyl homoserine lactonase family protein yields MPVSLWSRIVAGCLSLAVSAGVQASAPKAQVMIWRLDCGQIAMNDASPLSDTGIYNGQTRRLSVGCYLIRHGKELMLWDAGLPISLLGKPIDRQPISPALSVDLPAQLARLGIRPEDITRLGLSHYHFDHSGQAATFSGATLMIGAADWAALHSKKMPFGADPALLAPWLNGKGKVDPIEGDRDVFGDGSVVILAMPGHTPGSAALLVRLPETGPIIMSGDVAHLETQWALSAVPTWNTERADSLASMDRLQKLASNLGATIIVQHDPADVPKLATFPEASR; encoded by the coding sequence ATGCCTGTTTCGCTGTGGTCCCGCATTGTAGCGGGGTGCCTATCTCTTGCCGTTAGCGCGGGAGTTCAGGCCTCCGCCCCCAAAGCACAGGTGATGATCTGGCGCCTCGATTGTGGTCAGATCGCAATGAATGACGCTTCGCCATTGTCCGATACCGGCATCTACAACGGTCAAACCCGCCGCTTGAGCGTCGGCTGCTACCTAATCCGTCATGGCAAGGAGCTGATGCTGTGGGATGCCGGCCTGCCAATCTCGCTGCTAGGTAAGCCGATCGATCGTCAGCCGATCAGCCCAGCCTTATCCGTCGATCTTCCAGCCCAGCTTGCTCGGTTAGGCATCCGACCGGAAGATATTACCCGGCTGGGGTTGAGCCACTATCATTTCGACCATTCCGGCCAAGCAGCGACGTTCTCAGGTGCTACCTTGATGATCGGAGCTGCGGACTGGGCGGCGCTGCATTCCAAAAAGATGCCCTTCGGTGCGGACCCGGCGCTCCTTGCGCCCTGGCTGAATGGGAAAGGCAAGGTCGATCCAATCGAAGGCGACAGAGATGTCTTTGGCGACGGCTCGGTGGTCATCCTTGCGATGCCGGGGCATACTCCCGGCTCTGCCGCACTGTTGGTGCGACTGCCTGAAACTGGGCCCATCATCATGAGCGGCGACGTTGCGCATCTGGAAACGCAATGGGCACTGTCGGCCGTGCCGACCTGGAACACGGAACGCGCTGATAGCTTAGCGTCTATGGATCGCTTGCAGAAGCTCGCGTCGAACCTCGGCGCCACGATCATCGTTCAACACGATCCAGCCGATGTGCCAAAGCTTGCCACCTTCCCAGAAGCGTCTCGATAG
- a CDS encoding NAD-dependent epimerase/dehydratase family protein translates to MRVMVTGATGLIGGAVARRLAAAGHDVVGLARSQASAVKLTDMGFQAVRGDLEDAPSIASAVRGVDAIVHAASPNDQNSAAYDEAATRAIIDALRGTAKRFLYTSGCFLYGATGDTPATEDSPLDPLELVRFRQALEAEILGAAADGVHGIIIRPAWVYGSYAWTTMMMYGSAQEHGAARYVGNGQNRWTCVHVDDLADLYLLALEKAPAASIFNGAHGGAIPLIEIARAASEGAGTEGRVAEWPLEEARQALGGFADAIACDQVVSGERAERELGWRPSRRSILEELRSYDPPAA, encoded by the coding sequence ATGCGTGTAATGGTAACGGGTGCTACGGGATTGATCGGCGGCGCGGTGGCACGTCGATTGGCGGCGGCGGGGCATGACGTGGTGGGGCTTGCGCGTTCGCAGGCCAGCGCGGTCAAGCTGACCGACATGGGCTTTCAAGCGGTCCGCGGCGACCTGGAGGATGCGCCAAGCATCGCCAGCGCGGTCCGCGGCGTCGATGCGATCGTTCACGCCGCATCGCCGAATGACCAGAACAGCGCGGCTTATGACGAAGCGGCGACCCGCGCGATCATTGATGCGTTGCGCGGCACGGCGAAGCGCTTTCTCTACACGAGCGGCTGCTTCCTGTACGGCGCCACCGGCGATACGCCCGCGACCGAAGATAGCCCGCTGGATCCGCTCGAGCTGGTGCGCTTTCGCCAAGCGCTAGAAGCGGAGATCCTTGGCGCTGCAGCCGATGGCGTTCACGGCATCATCATCCGTCCCGCCTGGGTCTACGGCAGCTACGCCTGGACCACGATGATGATGTACGGATCGGCGCAGGAGCATGGCGCTGCGCGTTACGTCGGCAATGGGCAGAACCGTTGGACGTGCGTGCATGTCGATGATCTCGCCGACCTCTATCTGCTCGCGCTCGAAAAGGCCCCGGCAGCCTCAATCTTTAACGGCGCTCACGGCGGCGCTATCCCGCTGATCGAGATTGCACGCGCCGCCAGCGAGGGCGCTGGCACCGAGGGCCGCGTGGCGGAATGGCCGCTGGAGGAAGCACGGCAGGCGCTCGGAGGCTTCGCGGACGCGATTGCGTGCGATCAGGTGGTCTCGGGCGAGCGCGCCGAACGTGAACTTGGTTGGCGTCCATCGCGGCGTTCGATCCTCGAGGAACTGCGCTCCTACGATCCGCCAGCAGCATAA
- a CDS encoding Na+/H+ antiporter NhaA: protein MVTQCPPSRPYADSTSRLHRLKHILHLPVGFFVVPIFGLANAAVPVLGLPPGALGSGDVGRCSRPSGRQSGKRFRLCYPCGSARSRGRSR from the coding sequence GTGGTCACACAATGCCCTCCAAGCCGTCCCTATGCGGACAGCACAAGCCGGCTACACCGGCTGAAGCACATTTTGCATCTTCCGGTCGGCTTTTTTGTGGTGCCGATTTTTGGGCTAGCGAATGCGGCCGTCCCAGTGCTGGGCCTGCCGCCAGGAGCGTTAGGCTCCGGTGACGTCGGGCGTTGCTCTCGGCCTTCTGGCCGGCAAAGTGGCAAGCGTTTTCGGCTTTGCTACCCTTGCGGTTCGGCTCGGTCTCGCGGACGCAGCCGCTAA
- a CDS encoding Na+/H+ antiporter NhaA produces MTSGVALGLLAGKVASVFGFATLAVRLGLADAAANAGWLQILGVAMPCGIFITLLAFPENLSLQSEAKIGVLAGSLLSGALGYAVFRVAKRDKLTGVGITSPVNQHLA; encoded by the coding sequence GTGACGTCGGGCGTTGCTCTCGGCCTTCTGGCCGGCAAAGTGGCAAGCGTTTTCGGCTTTGCTACCCTTGCGGTTCGGCTCGGTCTCGCGGACGCAGCCGCTAACGCGGGGTGGCTTCAAATCCTGGGCGTTGCAATGCCGTGCGGGATCTTCATCACCCTGCTTGCCTTCCCTGAGAACCTATCGCTTCAGTCGGAGGCGAAGATCGGGGTGCTGGCTGGATCGCTGCTATCCGGAGCGCTTGGTTACGCCGTGTTCAGGGTAGCGAAGCGCGACAAGCTAACCGGTGTCGGGATCACGTCGCCGGTGAACCAGCATTTAGCGTGA
- a CDS encoding Rrf2 family transcriptional regulator, whose amino-acid sequence MRNDGRLSRMLHVLIHMARHDDPMTSETIARMLGTNPVLIRRTMSGLRDAGYVRSEKGHGGGWSISSDLNAVTLLDVHRAVGGPRLFAIGIEHPEPGCQVASIVNEALGDALQEAERLLVTRLESVSLAALVQTFNDRHDSVES is encoded by the coding sequence ATGCGGAACGACGGTCGCCTCTCTCGTATGTTGCACGTGCTGATCCATATGGCGCGGCACGACGATCCGATGACCTCCGAGACGATCGCTCGGATGCTCGGCACAAATCCTGTCCTGATCCGGCGCACGATGTCGGGGCTGCGGGATGCGGGCTACGTCAGATCGGAAAAGGGGCACGGCGGCGGTTGGTCTATCTCGAGCGATCTGAATGCGGTGACGCTGTTGGACGTGCATCGTGCCGTTGGCGGCCCCCGTCTTTTCGCAATCGGAATCGAGCATCCCGAGCCCGGCTGCCAGGTCGCCAGCATTGTCAACGAAGCCTTGGGCGACGCGCTACAGGAGGCAGAGCGGCTGCTCGTCACGCGCTTGGAATCGGTTAGCCTCGCCGCACTCGTCCAGACCTTCAATGATCGCCACGACAGCGTCGAGAGCTAG
- a CDS encoding class I SAM-dependent methyltransferase: MREFDKADHWNSAAERYEKAAHPYTARYVEAALALVPLTPECRVLDIAAGTGALALAAARTGARVLATDFSPGMVARIASKAVPNVEARVMDGQALDLPDAGFDAVFSIFGVFMFPNWRKGLAEMARVTRPGGYGVVAVWQDRGAGAFMLLGQLIRKLFTERDLSPMPEAMTILSSVNGFACELVKAGYRDPHIERVTRDFDLNMEMLDHPDGLFGPSPDWTSLDATQKDMIVSEVRRMAGGRPQLPIPSTALIGVARRG; the protein is encoded by the coding sequence ATGCGCGAATTCGACAAGGCCGACCATTGGAACAGCGCGGCGGAGCGATACGAAAAGGCGGCGCATCCCTACACTGCACGCTATGTCGAGGCTGCGCTGGCCCTTGTGCCGCTGACGCCCGAGTGCCGCGTGCTCGACATTGCAGCCGGAACCGGCGCGCTCGCCCTGGCCGCTGCACGGACGGGAGCGCGGGTTCTCGCAACCGACTTCTCGCCAGGCATGGTCGCGCGTATCGCGTCCAAGGCGGTGCCGAACGTCGAGGCGCGGGTCATGGATGGCCAGGCCCTCGACCTGCCCGATGCCGGCTTCGACGCCGTGTTCTCGATCTTCGGCGTGTTCATGTTCCCGAACTGGCGCAAGGGACTGGCTGAGATGGCGCGGGTCACACGACCCGGCGGATACGGCGTCGTCGCGGTCTGGCAGGATCGCGGCGCTGGCGCCTTCATGCTGCTCGGCCAACTCATCCGGAAATTGTTCACAGAGCGCGATCTGTCCCCGATGCCGGAGGCGATGACGATTCTCAGCTCGGTGAACGGCTTTGCCTGCGAGTTGGTCAAAGCGGGCTATCGTGATCCGCACATCGAGCGAGTGACCCGCGACTTTGACCTGAACATGGAGATGTTGGACCACCCTGACGGGCTTTTTGGCCCATCACCCGATTGGACGAGCTTGGACGCCACGCAGAAAGACATGATCGTCTCTGAAGTGCGTCGAATGGCCGGCGGGCGGCCGCAGCTTCCGATCCCTTCCACCGCGTTGATCGGCGTGGCGCGACGGGGATAG